TCCCCTAGAAGATACGTTGAAGTCCGAACTCCTGGTGCTCATTATGACTTTAATAGGAAATAGGATCTTTGGAGATGTAATCCAGTTAAGATGAGACCATCCCCGGCCAGGGTGGGCCATGGTTCAATATGACTCGTGGCGTCATTCCAAGAAGAGCGAACAGATACAGAGACGAGCAAACTGGGAGCGTCTTAGAGGAGGGGAGACAGATGGGGCGATGtgtccacaagccaaggaatgccaaggATTGCCGGTGTTCCCAGAACCGAACAGGAAGTCACAGCCCAGATTCTCCCCCAAGGGCCTTCTGGGAAGAGCACAGGTTTCCCAGCACCTTAactttggacttctggcctcctgaAGTGTGAGAGAACACATCGCTGTTGGCTTTTGCCACCCAGTTTTGGAGCTTTGCTACCATAGCTCTAGTCAACGGATACACCTAGATGTAGAGGTTCATGATGTCCCCAAGGCTTGGTGACTGTCCTCTTAACTCTTCCTTCCTGTTGGTTCTGTTATGAGCCTCCGCATGGCAGCAAGAAAGTAGCCAGTGACCGCAGACGTGGGTACCTTTTGAGAAACAAGTTTAAGGGCAAGATTGTGCCTCTCTTCTACATCTCAGCAAATGGCGGGTTGTTCTCAGGCGGCTCTGAGTGGGTCGTGTGACTGTCAGAAGCAGTGTCTGGGACATCAGATCTAGAACCCAGTGCCGAGCTCTGCGGAGGCCATGAACTCAGAGCTCCCAACAGTGCCTCTTCTCGGTCCAGCAGGCCCCACGAGGTGCTCGTGGAAGGAGGATGGCTGGCATGACCCACAGATGACGCAACACTGCTTCTGAGTCCCGGTTCTGAGGGGTCTTGCCATATCTTTATAGTGGTGCTTTGGTACATTGAGGAAGTCGAGGCTGGTGTGACTAACGTTCCTGTAACTTTCTCATTGTTCTTAAAATTCACtcagcaaagatttttttttgagtatATGTCCTATGTGCAGGGAAATGTTTAATATGGTGAATGAGCTTTGACTATAAAAAAAGAGAGCATTTTAACAATCCCAGGGCTTACCGAGTGATCATGCCTGAGCTTGGGTCCATACACAGCATCATAGGAATCTTCACGCTGCCTCTGTGAGACACAGTCACCCCAGGTCCCAGTGGGGCCAGGCCAGCCCCGGAGCTGGTCGATCAGTTGCCCAGGAGCAGAAGTAGCCATGGCGGGGCTGGGGTTCCTGCTATGCACAGCGCTGAAGCCTGTGTTCTTAATTATGCTCCCTCTGCTGTACTCATAACTCTGTTACCAGCCATAAATCCAATCCTGTCTGTTAGACCCAGTAAATCTCAAAGTGGAAAAtcatttttctaataaaactACACTTAGAAAAAAACGATGTTAATGCTCGTAGATTCTACCCTCATTATGACATCAACCTCGGAGCCAAACTATTTTGCACGTTATAAAGAGCTGTTTTTATGATGAATGGAGATTATATTGGCACTTTAATTGAGTTAGAAACCAAGGTACATGAATGTTAGTGcacaaaaaatgcaataaaacaaaGCCATTCCAATATGGTTGGTATATATCAGATTAATTTAATGCCACCGTTAAATCCTTAGAGTCCTTGCCTTTGAAtatgttttattggatttttagATGAAGTATTTATATGCATAGGTGGGTATATACATTTTTCTCCCCATCAAAAAGTCTATTCCTTTGCTTTTAATTAGGCCCCTACCACCTTAACAGATCTAATGTATGATAAAGTTCTATTTCAAGTTTATGATCAAAAGCTCTCTTTCTGGTCTGGAATTGGAACTTTTGCCCTCCTACCTTCAAAGAAGACAATCTAAGTGATCGGCGTGTATTTGGATAAAATCAGGGAAGCCTTTTTAAAACGCTTTCCACAGGAGGGCTTTTCAAACAGTGGTTCCAGGGCAgccatatttaattatttatttcttttgttctagTTTGGATTTGCCCGTCATTCAGAACAAAAACCGAAACTCTTTAATTCCATTGCCCTTCAAGTTAGTACTTGTGTTTGCTTGATTTCGTATTCAGCAAATTAAAGAGAGTTCATTTTAATGTAGGCCGTGTGGTTTCCTTAAGGTCAAATCTCCGTTTTATGAAGGAATGTGTTGTTTAAATGATTTAGTCAAATTGGAGGCCTTGAGACAAGTCAGAGTCCTTAGGCTTTCTGAAAATGAGATGTTCCATATTTTGCcctttgctaatttaatttaaaaattgagttgtCAGCAGAAAAGCTAATGCGCAGGGTGTAGGTCTTAAAAACATTACTGGGGATGAGTGTTTTGAGAAATTAATTTGCTCCAATTGTGTTGTGCTTTAGCTCACTGTGCTACAATATTAGCATTGTGAAGTGCGCATTAAATAGTTCCTGTCTCTATGCCGGCTGTGAATGGATCCGAGGGTTCCTTTTGTTGTAAATTACTAGTTCCTAAAATGCTTTTGCAGACAAGCCATAAGACCCGTTTGGATTTGGAACACTCAAAGAGCCCTTCTTGCCTGGGGTTGACTTTGAGCCTGCGCCAACGTTTATGAGAACTCATAAAACATAGCAAAGTCAGGGATGGCCTGTTTGCTGTTCCTTTGTTTGCCTCCCACTGAAATTCCTCCTTTGGGTGCCTCTTGGCCGCATACCTAACTGGAATGATTGGTGCTCCTGCATTGGCCTTCCCTTGATGCTGTTGGGAAGGAGCGTGCAACATTTAGGTTAAACACTGCTACTAGTTTTGTGGCTGTGGGCAAATCCCGTCTATCTCAGAAGGAGCGTCGTGGCAAAAGGAAGGGGCAATAGACCTGGTGTATACCTAAGCTTGAAATTAGAGGGAGGGCTCTGAGATCGTCCCAGGCACATGGTGTGAATTTGCTGAGGTGGAGTTTGCTGTGATCAGTTATCAGGCCGGGCGTGCTGCTCACACTCTCAGGTTAGGCCAGAAGTTTTCTGGGCTGTTTAGGGGACGGAGTCTTTGGAAGATGGCTCCGTGAGAGCTGAGGTGTTTTCCTGAGGTCCCACTGACAGCTGTGACATTTCAGCAGATCACAACCCTGCAGGAGTGGCTCAGTGGTTAAACGGCTGCCggtgatactggcatcccttgggagtgcaggttggagtcccggctgctccacttctgacctagctccctgctaatgcacctgggaaagcagcagaagacagcccaagtgcttgggcctctgccacccacctaggagaactggatggagctcttggctttgatctggcccagtactggccattgtggccatttggggagtgcgaatggaagatcaatctctctttccctccctcccctacccacatccctctgtctttcaaatagatacatattttttaaaataattctccaGGAGGTAGTTCAAGGttctttattttgcatttaatttaGCCTCTCTTTCTGTACTTCTGGGGCATGTCAGCTGGCCTGTGTGTTAAAAATCCCCAGGGCTGGAGGTTTGACCAGAACCCCAAGGGAATCTGACCATCAAATAActccctttttgttgttgttgctgctgttttaaatgcatccccccacccccacccctacacacaggcagaggctcctgCCACCAGTTCTGCTGGCCAGCACCTCCAGCCCCCAGCAAGATAATGGGGCCAGCAAGATAGTGTAAGGCACTGGGTTTGTATTTCCACCAGTGTCAGAGGGCTTGGCAGACTGAATCTTGACTTTGCCGTTCTGAGTTGAGGGAGGGGTCGCCGGCTGGCTGCGGAGCTCCCCAGGAGAAAACCTGGACGAGCTCTCAGAGCGGCCGTGGCAGTCACGTCTGCTCCTGGAAGCACAGGAGCAGAGAGCTGCGGGATAGTGCACCGCGCGGAGCCTGCAGACTGGCTGTTAGTGAGTCGCCACCGGTCACACAGGCACTCAAGGGCCCTGCGTGGCCTCCCAAGGCAAATGGGGGGGGGATTGAGCACAGGAGGAGCTGCAGTTTGGGGTTCCCTTAGGCTTCAAAAGAGGAAAACTGTGCTAAATCAAACTGCTCTGCgatcagctgctgccttcagtttTCCTCTGAGGTTTCCTGGGCCACCTCGCCTTTCTTTGCTTTAGCTTTGAGCCCTTGGAGGCCCTGTCTTGTAGCTTCCTCTGGCTGATGCTTGATTATTTAGGAAGGAAGCTTGCTGGAAACAGCCAAGGACTGGGACTTACGTTCCTCCACTGGGCCCAGGCAGAGCTGTTTGTTTGTCTCAGCCCAGGGCTTGGAGTGAGCGAGCTGGGCtgtcctgcagcagccagaaatCTACCACCAGATGTCCCTGCAGCCCACCACACAGGAAGGCTCGCCGGTGCAGGGGCTGGAACCCCAGCGCCGCAGTGACCTTGGGTGCCTCCCCTGACTTCATCAGCCCTGCAGAGTGGGcagagtatgtgtgtgagtgtgtgagtgtataagtgtatgagtgtgtatgtgtgagtgtgtgtggagtgtgtgagtgtgagtgtgtgagtgtgtgtggagtgtgtcagtgtgtgagtgtatgagtgtgtgagtgtatgagtgtgtggagtgtgtcagtgtgtgtgagtgtgtgcagtgtgtccgtgtgtgtgagtgtatgagtgtgtgagtgtgtgtggagtgtgtctgtgtatgagtgtgtgtgtatgagtgtgtcagtgtgtgtgtgagtgtatgagtgtgactgtatgagtgtgtgtggagtgtgtcagtgtgtgtgtatgagtgagtgtatgagtgtgagtgtgtgtggagtgtgtcagtgtgtgtgtatgagtgtgtggagtgtgtcagtgtgtgtatgagtgtgtgagtgtgtcagtgtgtgagtgtatgagtgtgtcagtgtgagtgtgagtgtgtgtggagtgtgtcaGTGAGTGAGTGTGCCTCATAGGGAATTCCCCTGATTCCCTGGGTACCTGTTCCTCTGTCCGTGCCTTTTTCTAGAAGTTCGAGGACAGCGCCAGGGCGCCCCCAGAATGGGAGAGCGTGAGCatgggcaggtgcaggaggagaCGTGCCAGTGACacctgcccttctctgtctctgaggTGGCTCTGGGGTGCTGTCACAGCTCCGAGGATAAGGCGAGGGACGCCCTTTGATCCTAGGCTCCCTGCTggtccccagtcaaccaccaagGGCAGCTCAGGTGCCGCGAGGGGAAGCCACCATGAAGAGCGTCCAGGAACGTGGGGAGCAGTGATTTGCTTTACTGGTTTTGCCCATCTGTGTCAGAAGGTGAAAACATTTCCGTAGGGGAGCCACCGATGAGCCCATTCTGCAAACAACGCTTATGTctaggagagagagggacaatgATGAAGGCGGTGTGTGCCACCCCTGCCACAGGAGATGCTCAGAACACTCCTCGCCCCCGACGTAATCACGAGAAAAATCGAGGGAAAGAAAACCAACCAGATGAATTCGTGGGCTGGTCTGTCGTGGGGGCAGTGATTGAAGTCATACTACCCTCCCACGTGCAGTTGGACACAGCTCCTGCTGATCCGACCCACACGATCTCTGTGCGACACTGTGCCCAGCTGTGTCCTGTCCTCAGGGAGAGGCACAGCACGGTGCACCTGCACCATTGGGCGTGGCCACACACGTGCAGCTGAGGAAGATGAAGGGGATGTAGGATGCTGGCTCATCTGCTTCTCTGAGTCTACGTGAGCCTTCTGGCCTTGACCTTAATGAACTTaggaactttttcaaataaaaggctGACATCCAGAATTAAGAATCAGTCAAGGGGTTGGCcctgtggcctagtaggtaaagtctccacctgcagtgccagcagcccatatgtgcgccggttcgagtcctgggtgctccacttcctatccaactctctgctatggcctgggaaagcagtagatgatggcccaggtgcttggagccctgcacctgcatgggagacccagaagaagccagcacagctctggtcattgcagccattgggggagtgaaccagcagatagaagactctctctctctctctctctctctctctctctgcctctctgtaactctgcatttcaaataagtaaatattttttaaagagtcagtGGATGGGTGAGGTGGTATCTGAAGGAAACAAAAGAACATTTAACAAAGAACAATCTGCAACAACATCTTAGCTAGAGTCACTCACACTCAGCCCAGCCCCATTGTCAGCCGTGATGCTGGGCTGTCACAGGGCGGAAGGTGGACGTTTTGGATAGCCCTGTCCTTATCCCGGAGGGAACAGAGCCCTAAGGAATTGTCGTAGgtcctctcctcttcccacttGTTTTGGAAGCGTGAGTTTAGGCTTGGTTTTGTGGAAACAAGGTGGCGTGAGCTCCTGCGCTTGCAGGGTCTGGCGGTGGAGCGTGGGGCATGGAGCGTGATGCACTGTGGTCGCTTCTCCCCAGCTCAAGGAGGGCAGCGAGGAGAGCGTGGAGGTCCCCCAGGAGGATCTGCACCTCGGTGGACAGCACTCCCATCAGCAGGGGCAGAACGGCTCTTCGGAGGCCCCCAGGGAAAGGCCTTATTCCCTGAAGATCCAAAACACTACCAGCTGCAGCTCGGGGACCTACAGGTGCACACTGCAGGAGCTGCAAGGGCTGAGGAACCTCAGTGGCACCGTGATTCTGCAAGTGACAGGTGAGGGGTCCGCGGTTTCCTTCCTGCAAAACGCATGGTGCCCTTTCTGCAGGGCCGCTCATCAAGGCCCTCGTTTGGGGCCACGCCCAGCGGCTTTGGAGCCCCTCTGGGCTGAAGGCTGATTCTGCCGCAAGAATGGCGTCACCGTTTTCTTTGTGTGGCTTGAACTATGCCTTGCATTTGACTTTCACCTGACGCTTGTtaggggctgaagctggaagggACCCACATGTCGTCCTCGGGCCCCCGATTTTGTGCAGTGGCCACTTTGTCCCTCTGCCACGTGTCTACAGGTGGTGGTCTTAGACCTACAGGCCCCCAGCCGCTGTCTAAGGGGACAGTGCTGCGTTTCGCTTGTTGTATACGTGAGGGTCGGCCCTCTGAGCTTGCGGATCCCTCATCTACAGAACCAACCACGAGGAGATGGAAGAGATCTAAGAAAGAATTGGGTCTGAACTGAAAACATGCATTTTTCTTACCATTTCCCCCTAAGTGATAACAGCTGTTTACATCCGGTGCACATTGTGTTCGGGATTATAAGCAATGTAACCATAATACATAAGGTGTGCGGGGTGGGGAGCAGGTCTCTGATGCTGGGGTTCAGATGCTACTCGGGACACCTGcttcccgtattggagtgctgggttcGAGCCTTCACTCTGCTctcgatcccagcttcctgctagtgccctGGAAGTCAGCAGGTGTTAGCTCAAGGATTTACGTcctcgccacccacgtgggagaccggattgagttcctgtctcctggctgtggcctggcccacctgcagctgatgtggacatttgaggaataaaccaagagatgaaagagctgtctgtctctgtctctctgcctttcaaacaagtaaagaTTAATCAATTTTTGAAAGTATACAGGAGAATGTGCACCAGGCATAGGCAAACACTGCAGCATTTGTTTGAGACTCGGGCATTCATAGATTCTGGAATCTGTGGGAGGGTCCAGGAACCCATCCCCTGTGGCCCTGGTCTTTTCTAATGGTGTAGGcgtgagggcagggaggggggcacCTGTGGAACTGGAACAGAGTGGGCACGAGGATTGACAGCGTCTGATCACGGCGGCTTCATGGGTTCCTTGTTTATCTTAAGGATGCCCCACCGGACGCAAAGAAGTGAACTTCCAGAAGTACAGAGCTGAGATCGTGCTGCTGTTGGCCCTGGTCGTTTTCTACTTGACACTCATCATTTTCACTTGTGTAAGTGTCTCCTGCAGCGTCTGTCGCTGTTCAAGATCCCCTCGGGGCACCCACCTGCATGCTTGGTGGCGAGCGTGAATCATTGAGTAGCGATGAGCAGGGGATCCTCCAACCCCTGGCTGCATAGAGcgccctgggctgggagcctCGAGACAGGACGCCCCCTGCAGTATCCGCAGCTCGCTTTTCATCCAGAAAGTCTGAGAAATGCCCGAGTCTGAGACCAGAGGCCCTCGTGGCTGCGAAGGTCGTGTCCCAGCACCGACCAAGGAAGATGCAGGCAACCCGAGTGGGACTTAAACACAGCTCCAGACACCAGCCCCCAACACCACCCAAAACATCATGGCTACATGGGGTGCTTGTCTCGCATAATTAGACCGCGGTGGGAAACTCTACGTTCACAATGCCCATGATTTGGCATGGTGTCAGTTTTTGAAGGAATAATCTGTGTTGATTATCtctaaaggattttttaaagtaaaaagctcttaaacaaaaaacaaatgtatgCCAACAACAGGAAACCCAAGTGAGCACCTGTTAAGTACAGGGCATTGAGCTGGGCATGCTACTGCGTGGCAAAGATGGAAGATGCTGTTCCTGCCCGCCTGAAGCTTGCAGTGTGGCTTTAGCGCTGTTTGCACATGAAAAGAGAATTAGCGTTACTGTGCGATACATTTTGAAACAATTGACTGCAATTTCCTCTTGGAAAATGCCTGCTTCTGTGGGCATTGGTCTTCCATAAAGATCTCCAGCCAGAGGGGCGTCACGTGGCAGTGCTGTGTAAATGCATGGCCCAAGTGTGCAGGTGTCAGTGAGAGGGTGCACGCTCCATGTAGAGTAAGTGGGGGGCATGTGCACCGGGGAGGGCGTTCAAAGGCAGGTgacgggggctggcgctgtggcgcagcagggtgagccgctgcttgcaacgctggcatccctcATCAGAGCTCCGAGTCCAGTCCTTGCTGCCCTGCTTTCCACCCTGacccctgctaaggcacctgggaaggcagcagatggtggcccaagtgctgcccccatgtaggagactgggaacgagttctgggcttcaggctgccttttggcccagccctagacattgcggccattggaggagagatgcaggggatggaagatgtccctcccccttcccctcccgccCTCCTTGCCCCCTCTCCATGTCTCCAGTCTCCCTCTCAATGCCATTCCGCCtttccaaaaaacacaaataaatgaaggtgaaaagtGCCGCGTTTTTCCAGTTCTTCAGTTCTCAACTTCTCTCCTCTGTTCCCTTTTGTTTTCAGAAGTTTGCACGGCTACAGAGTATCTTTCCAGACTTTTCGAAGCCTGGCATGGAACAGGCTTTCCTGCCGGTCGCCTCCCCGGGTAAGCATCTAGGCCCAGTGACTCTGCAGAAGACGGAGGTGGTGTGAGCGAGATGTCTGTGCATTACTTTCTCTGCCATCGAGGGCTCTGGGAGATGGCCACCTGGCCACGCTGGAcgagaggaggaggag
The sequence above is drawn from the Lepus europaeus isolate LE1 chromosome 3, mLepTim1.pri, whole genome shotgun sequence genome and encodes:
- the CD83 gene encoding CD83 antigen produces the protein MALARGLPLLLLSCACSLAPATREVKVACWEDVDLPCTAPWDPHVSYVASWAKLKEGSEESVEVPQEDLHLGGQHSHQQGQNGSSEAPRERPYSLKIQNTTSCSSGTYRCTLQELQGLRNLSGTVILQVTGCPTGRKEVNFQKYRAEIVLLLALVVFYLTLIIFTCKFARLQSIFPDFSKPGMEQAFLPVASPGKHLGPVTLQKTEVV